The Aspergillus luchuensis IFO 4308 DNA, chromosome 4, nearly complete sequence DNA window TCGTCCAAGGCATCCCGCAACCGTGCCATAGCCTGTCGCAGATCACTGAGCTCTTGGGTGGTCTTCTCCGACTCGGCCTCGAGTTGATCCCGTCTGCGTTTCCAGTCCTTCTGAGTatgctccagctcctccttatcctcctccacagtaCGCAAGGCTCGCTCCGCTTCGCGCAGCTTGCCCTTCAAGTCTTCCAACTCACGCGCCCGGCGGCGGCTCTGAGCACTTGCTTCATCCTCAGCCCTGTCGCGTTCTTCAATGGCAGCCTCCATGCGCTCCTTGAAATCCCGTACTTTAGCCTCTGCGCGACCGTCAATATCATTGAGAAGACGTCGCATGGTCTCGCCCTCCCGGGTACGTTCGCTCAGCAGGCGATGAGCATCCGCTaattcttcttccaggcttTCACAACGCTCCCGGGCTTCCTTCATCTGCATGCCCAACTCACCAGCCTGGTCGCGCATGCTATTCATCAAGCTTTGTGCGCTGGCATGCTGTGCAGTCTTCAGCTGGATCTCCTCTCGCAGGCCGCCAAGATCCTTGTTCAACTGAGCAGCTTGGCTCTCAGCTTCACGGAGCCGGGCCCGAGCTGCCTTGAGCTCATCTTGAGCCTTGGACAGGTCCGATGCCAGCTTCTCCTTTGCCTCTATGGCTTCCTGCTTTTTGCTCTCTGAGTATCGCAAATCAGATTGGGCGACCGTCAATTTCTCCTCGCTCTTCAGACGGCTGTCCGTCTCTTGTCTGATCTTCTGGTTGAGAGACTTGACTTCTGCGTCTCTTTCTGATATGGTAGACTTCAGCGACTTGAGCTCTGCGCGCAACTCATCATGCTGCCCCTCCAGGTTTCGCAAGTCGGCTGTCTTGCTGTTCAAGGATTCCTTTGTCGACTTCAGCTCCGCGGACTCGGCCCGTAGCTTCTTCACTTCCGGTTGCAGTTTCTGCAGGGTCTCCCGCAGTTCTGTCATATCCTTGAACCGCGTGGCAGCCAGCTGCTGGGCAGCAGAAAGCTCAGTCTCCAGTGTAGTAGACTTGATCTTGAGGCTCTCATATTCGTCCTTCAGGTCATTGTGTGCCTTCTCGGTATCAACCTTACTAGACTCACTACTCGTCCGCAAATCTGTCagttccttctccagcttggATATCGTTTCCTCCAGCGCGCTCTTCTCGGCGGTTAGCTCCTTCACCTTATCCTTGGCTTCAACATGATCTTGGCCGATATTGAGTAAATCATCGCGTAGAGTTTCGATTTCCTCTTTcaaatcctcctctcccttgaTCCTGGAGCAGAGACGGTCAATGGTAGCATCCTTCTCAGCCAGCTGCGTTTTGAGCGATTCAATGTTCTGCTCCAGCTCGGTGAGCTTCAAGGCTGCTTGATCATCTTGCTCTGCCGattcctgcttctcctcagcaggagcagcttcAACTACTTTGTTGGCCTCCTCGTTCGCCTtgcctcccttcttcttctttttgtttttcttcttgcctCCCCCAGCACCGCCTGCGGGGTTCGCTGCTGGTGCGGTAGGTCCGGCGGAGTCCTCTTTCACTGTTGCAGTTTGTGAAGGAGCCAGACTCTCGCGAAGTTCATCAAATGCTGCTTCCTTTCCATTGGCAATTTGGTCTTTGGTCTGTTTCCATTTCTCGTTATCTTTGAGATTAGCATCCAGGAAATTGACAACGTTCTGTATTTTGCCCATATCTTCTGTCTTCTGTCCCATTTCAGTCTTGAGACTGGTAAATGTTTCTTCCGTCTCCTTGAGCTGGGACCGCAGACTGTCAACCAGACCTTGTAGGACCCCAAGACGCCGGTCAttggcctccttctcgcgATTCAAGTCTTCCAATTTTGACTCGATCTCTGCCTGCTGATCAGCGCTCTTGGCTAGAGCAGTCTGAGCCTGGAGTTGCTCGATCTCATCGGCCTTTTGCTTGAGCTCGGATTTCAAGTTTTCAATTTCGGAGCTTGTCTTCGCCACAGCCTCTTCTGATTTTTCGAGCTTGGCTTTGAGctcctcaacttcctcttgATTAGAGGTTTTGAgcttctccaactccgcATCCTGTTTGTCCTTAGTGTCCCGCAACTCAACAAGCTCCCGGGTAGCGGACTCCAGGTTATGGACCATGCCTTCCGTTGACTCGCGGGCTACTGACAAATCGCGCTTGAGCGACTCTGTCTGGGACTTCAGagtctcaatctcctcctgTTTCTCCTTCAGTTCTGACTCCAGTCGCGGGATTTCGCTGTCATATGAGAAGAACTCCTCACTATCACCCTGTGCCCCAGACTCCTTCGGAGACGTCTCCGCAGTATCCCCGGCGCCAGAAGTGGTCGACTTCCCAGACTTCGTAGCGCTATCGGGTGTAGATTCGTCGGTAGCGGAGCTCTCGGCAGCTGGCCCTTCGTCTTTCTTGGCTTGGGATTTGCCATCCTCCTTGAGTTTTGTAACTTCATCCCAAGCGGCTTTGGTGGATTTCTGAGACTCTTCCAATTTCTTCTTGTAGTCATCCCGCTCTGCTGTTACACGTTTCAATTCCTCGGTCACCAGGTCACCTTTCAACGAAATCTGATTCAAGTACTCCGTCAACGCTTTTGGTTCGCTGATCGACGTCAGGGGGGTGTTCTCTCGCAGGGCAGCTTCGAATGGCTCGATCGACAGGACACGCGAGTGGGCCATGCGGTACGCTTTAAGGAGATCTGAAGTACGGCAACAAGTTAACAATGTTGCCGGGCTGTCGTTGCAGAGCGCTCATTACCTTGATAACGGGACTCAAGCTTGCCCAACCTTCGCAGTTTTACCCGAATCTCTGGCGGGAGCTCAGACGGTGACTGGTTCGTCTCAGTTACAGGCTGAGCCTCGGGCTTCTTGGTTGCGGACTCCTCAGAAGACGTCTTCCCCTCCCCGACGTTTTCCTCCGGGGCAGCTTCGGAGCCACCCGCCGACTCCAGACGCGGAGTGGCTGATCTGCTGGaaccttcatcatctccgatgGCGAACTCCGGTTCGAACTCGTTGGGATCAGGGCCACGGACAGGGGTACCGGTGTTTCGCCGAGGACGAGAGGCTCGCCTTGTCGGAGATAAGTTGCGACCCGTGGGATGACGAGCGGAGTTGGAGCGCGAAAGTGAAGTTTGAGCAGACCGTTGACGAGCTTGTTCTTCTGCAATCCGCGAATCGATTGCGTCGCGCAGGCGCTAAATTGGGAACAAGGCGGGATCAGCCACAGCACTGGCACGAGCACAAGATAGCACGGGGAATGCGAAACGGGTAAATAGTAATGGACAGGTTGAGAGGGAGGTTTGAGAACAACTAGCGGGCTAGGCCACCTACCTGAAACATGACCGTGGCGGGCCTGTGAGCCAAGGCCACAGCAAGACTGATGAACGAAAGacagaaaaagagaagtcGGCAAAGGGtgaggacaaggagaagcaaGCGATAGgcaggaaagaaggggagcATGAAATCCGGCGGCGGCGACTACAACAACTCATCCGCACGGGGGCTTCTTCGGTTGGCAGTTGGGCGGCCAGCACGGGGCAGAAAGCGGGTGCATAACTTAAGTGGACTCGTTCCTGGGGGCGGTGAGCAGCCATTTATCTACGCTATCTAATTCATGTTGAATTGCTTCTGTTCATTTCATATATCCGTTCCCCCCAAGGAGATGGTTTGTTCATTCAACCTTCACCTAATTGGCGATTTTGTAATTGTATGTACCCAATATAAAGGCAATACCGCATACCAGAAGTTCTGATAACTGTACCCCGTCATGGTGAAGAAGctactatatatagataaagaaGCGGGTCTCTTCGACGATAGCAATACCTCTAGCGCAGAGACAGTCTCGATGACAGCATGTATTGATATTGTGATAAAGGGATTAAAAGGAGAACTACTAAAATAGACTGACAATGAGTAGGATTGCTTATGATAGTCAATATAACGATGGCGATAATCCAGTTACTATCTCCGTGGTAACTACTCACTACCCATTAATTACAATTCCATTAGTGCTATGCTCTCGcttcaaatatatatttcttgcGGTAGTACTACTAGACAGCACCGTGCCACCAGGGAATTCATATATCTCTTCAGATGAAGTCTAATGGCGAAGTTTGAGACTTCAGGCCTTAACGAATCAAGCTTTCATGCTTCGTTTTTCTTTCGATCTTACTGGGGATTGAGTCTCTGCAGAAGACTGCATTTGACATATGTAGGAACGTTCAATAATTCCCCGTTGAACAAATAATAGAAGTTGGAACATTGCCACTATGTATAAGCTTGCCGATCATTGTGAATGAGGGTTACTTAATAGCATACACcctaagaaaattaaaataaaatgataataattttatctattatctaaACTTTTCAAACCCTGCAGGAAGAGCGGGCCAAAAAGCAAGTACGTCACTCTAGTAATCCAGTAGTTACCGCCCGGGTTGTTTTCTGCCCGGGTCTCCGCACCCAAAGAAAGCCCGCCTTTTCGAGCTGCTGCGTCTCGACAACCAGCCACAAGCATCCCTGGGTGCACGTTCTCCCCTGCGTGGATGATGCTGGCTACGAGCCTGCCTACTGCCTGCCCACCATCTCGTTGCATCCAGCCGTGACGCCTGAGTGTGGGCGTGGATGTGATTGAAACGAGtgcaaaaaaagagagagagaagaacaaggacgAGAGTTGTTTCCAAGTTGGGGTGCGGTGGTGCCTTGATTTCTTGGAATCCAACTAGTAGGCGTGTCTTAGCGTCTGGTCTCCATCGAGCTCTCATGGAAGCTCAGGGAATCATGGCCACCGGTGACGGAATTATCGCTGCACTACCCTCGCTTGAATCTTCAAGCCTGGACCCTCTCCATGTGTTGCCTGCATCCTCGTCGACCGCCGCACGATCCCTCGCAACCTCAATCCCCGCCTTAACCGCCAGCTTCTCCGTCGTGTCCGGCTTCTCTtcgcatctccctcccccgccaatAACCCCTCCAGCACCTTCAACCATGGTGGGGTGGATCGGCTGGATCTTTTCCTTCATTTTCCAGGTCATTCCAAGTGTCTTATACTGGATTGTTACCTTTACCACCATCACGTTGCCCACATGGCTGTTTACGCTCTTTTCTATGAGCCTGACCTTCACCATGAACTTCACGACCTTGTGAGTGACGCACACTCAATCCCCTGCTGTATTATATTGCCATTGGCAACCGCAGTTGAATTCTTTAGTGTCAACATATGCTGACAATGACGGTTTCTATCGATAGACTCTTGATCGCGCTGGCCGTGGTCTCGACCATCAGTTGGTTTATCCGCTATCGTTTCCTGAACATGTACAGTCGTCTGCCTCCAGAACCCCAGCGCAAGGAACCCCAGCTCGATCTCTTCCCCGATGTACCGGACAGCGACACGAAACCGGGCTTGGCAAACTATCTGGATGAGTTTTTGAGCGCCATTAAAGTCTTCGGCTACCTCGAGCGGCCTGTGTTCCACGAATTGACCCGCACCATGCAGACAAGGAAATTGATCGCCGGCGAAACGCTcctgctggaggaagagaaagggtTCTGTTTGGTTGTTGACGGCTTGGTCCAAATCTTCGTCAAGTCCATGCGGGACAGGAAGTCGGGTACAGACGAAGAGCTGAACCGCATGGCAGGTGAATCttccgacgaagacgatcaTCGACCGGACGGAAGGCAGGGATACCAACTGCTGACCGAAGTAAAGAACGGCGCTTCGATGTCCTCGCTGTTTTCCATCCTGTCGCTGTTTACCGAGGATGTCCAATTACGATATGCGGATAGCTCAGCTTCTAGCGCTTCTAGTATAGGTCCTGGTCTTGCCATTGGCCCCGACTCGTTTCCGGCGAGCCCTCGGGAAATGGACGACTCTCCCCATGTTTATCAAGGAGATCGTCTTGACCCGGCCTCGCACAGGAACAGCACGGCCGAAGACCTACCGGCTGTGCCACCATTAAATCTGGGCGAAAGCCAAGCTCCACCTGCCCACTCTGCTCGCTCTGGAAGCAGAAAGTACTCGGGCAAAACGCGTAGGAAGTCAGTGCATCCAGATATTGTTGCACGAGCGATGGTAGATACGACAATCGCGATCATCCCCGCAAGCGCATTCCGACGCCTGACCCGAGTATACCCGAAAGCGACTGCCCATATCGTCCAGGTTATCCTTACGCGCCTACAGAGAGTCACCTTTGCTACAGCGCACTCCTATCTGGGTCTAAATAACGAGGTGCTGGGAATAGAGAAGCAGATGACAAAATTCACAACTTACGATTTGCCAAATGAGCTGCGTGGGTCTGCTCTGGACCGTCTTAAGGACAAGTTCATCAAAGAGCGAGATCGCCTAGGTCAAGAGGAAGTTACCAAAGGGATTGCGTTGCATAACCCGTATGGAGGGCGAAGACCCCGGTCGAGTAGCTTTCGAAGGAAGGAAGCCGCTCTTCAGGCAAAGATGGCCGTGTCTAAACGGCCAGTCTCCATGGTTGCTCAGGACAGTGCACTGAGTGATCGTGAAAACTCAGGTGTGAGTCCTGGAGATCTTCTATCGACCATTCAGCTTTCGCGCTTCGGTCCGAGATACGAGCACCTTGCCCCCCGGTTACTGAGTCCTCTTACGGAGAAAGAACACTCCCCCTTACGGTCCCCGTCTCCAATGATTCCGGGACGCGCATCTCCTTTTCACCGGAAAGAGTCTTTGGACGAAGATGCGCTCTTCCGTGAATCGATCCTGGAGTGCATTATGAAAGGTATCGGCTTGACCGGAAGCACCAATGACTTCTTGCGTAAGAGTAGTCACCCTTCAGGCGACGTTTCTCCGAAGCTCCTCTCGTATGATTCTCGCCGCCAGAAAGCCGTCTTTAGCAACAACGCGTTTGGGTTCATTGATCCCTACGAAGGTTCAGCGGATGGAGAGAGCGAATCCATGATGTCCATGTCGGTTACCAGTGCCGGTGGCACCTCGCCTATTGTCAACTTGAGGGAAGAGCTCCGAAACGACATTGAGATTGTCTACTTCCCTCAGGGGTCGGTTCTTGTTGAGCAAGGCGAGCGCCATCCGGGCTTGTACTACGTTGTTGATGGTTTCTTGGATGTTGGTATTCCCGTGGACGACAAGGACGAAGACCTTGTGGGATCCTCCAGACCGGCACATGAGGAACTGTTCCCTACGCTCAGACGCACCAACACGAGTTCCTCTCGTGTGTCGGGATCGGCAGCCGCCGCAAATGATCCCAGGCGGAAGAAGCAGTCGCGGAAGTCACTCTACCTGATTAAACCTGGTGGGATCCAAGGCTATGTGGGCGCTGTCGCATCTTACCGCTCGTATACCGATGTCGTTGCGAAGACAGACGTGTACGTAGGATTCCTTCCACGGGCGTCTTTGGAAAGGATAGCGGAGCGGTACCCTTTGGCCCTGTTGACGTTGGCAAAGCGGCTGACCAGTCTGCTCCCGCGGTTACTTCTCCATATTGACTTCGCCCTGGAATGGGTGCAAGTAAGTGCTGGCCAGGTGATCTATCACCAAGGCGACGAGAGCGATGCAATCTACCTTGCTTTGAATGGGCGTCTGCGGTCTGTACATGAAGGCCCTAATGGCAAGATGACAGTCGTCGGCGAATACGGCCAGGGAGAAAGTGTGGGTGAACTGGAGGTGATGACTGAATCGACTCGCCCGGCGACTCTCCATGCCATCCGCGATACTGAACTCGCCAAATTTCCCCGGACTCTCTTCAACAGTCTCGCCCAGGAACATCCGGGAATCACCATTCAGGTCTCCAAACTCATTGCACAACGGATGCGGGATCTCGTTGAGACTCCGGTTGCCGAGAAAGGAAGTGAACCTGGTGCTTCTGGCACAGTGAAGACAGCAAAATCGACACTCAATCTTCGTACTGTTGGCATCCTTCCTGTAACAGCAGGAGTTCCCGTCGTTGAGTTTGGCAACAGGCTGCTACAGGCGCTTCACCAGATTGGGGTGACCAACGGTGCCACGTCTCTCAATCAAGCGGCTATATTAAACCATCTAGGCAGACATGCCTTCAGTAAGATGGGTAAACTGAAGTTATCACAGTACCTGGCGGATCTGGAGGAGAAGTACGGCATGGTCCTCTACATCGCGGATACGACTGTGAACTCTCCGTGGACGCAAACGTGTATTACACAGGCTGACTGCATCTTGCTGGTTGGCCTTGCGGAGTCGACGCCTAGTATCGGTGAATACGAGAGGTTTCTGCttgggatgaagacgaccGCTCGGAAAGAATTAGTTCTTCTGCACGGGGAACGCTACTGCCCTCCGGGACTGACCCGCCAGTGGCTGAAGAATCGTGTTTGGATCAATGGAGGCCATCATCATGTACAGATGGCCTTCCGACTGACAGCTGAACCCTCTCATCCCCAGACTAAACGCTTTGGAACCGTCTTGAAGCAGAGAGTCCAAGTGATTCAAGCGGAGATCCAGAAGTACACTTCTCGCCGTATTCGTCAATCGCCGCTATACTCTGCACAGACACCATTCAAGGGTGACTTCCATCGCTTGGCGCGTCGACTCTGCGGCCGATCAGTGGGGCTTGTGctaggtggtggaggtgccaGAGGTATTGCTCAAGTTGGTGTAATCAAGGCTCTAGAAGAAGCAGGCATTCCCATTGATATCATTGGCGGCACTTCAATTGGTTCTTTCATCGGAGCCCTGTATGCACGGGATGCTGACGTTGTGCCCATGTATGGCCGTGCAAAGAAGTTCGCTGGCCGCATGGGAAGCATTTGGCGATTCGCTCTGGACCTGACGTACCCTACCGTCTCCTATACTACTGGGCATGAGTTCAACCGTGGCATCTTCAAGACCTTTGGGGATAGTCAGATCGAAGACTTCTGGCTGGAGTTTTActgcaacaccaccaacattaGCCGGTCGCGTGCTGAATATCACTCTTCCGGCTACACGTGGCGGTACGTACGTGCATCCATGTCATTAGCCGGCTTGATCCCGCCCATCTGTGATGAAGGTAGCATGCTCCTTGATGGTGGCTACATCGATAATCTTACGGTCGACCATATGAAAGGGCTGGGTGCGGATGTGATCTTTGCGGTGGACGTGGGTTCAATTGATGACAACACCCCACAAGGATATGGCGACTCCCTGTCTGGGTTTTGGGCCGTGGTGAACCGCTGGAATCCGTTTAGCTCGTGTCCTAACCCGCCTACGCTGTCTGAAATTCAGGCGCGCCTGGCGTATGTGTCCTCGATTGAGAACCTCGAACGTGCCAAGAACACCCCTGGGTGTCTGTACATGCGCCCGCCCATTGATCCATACGGGACCCTGGACTTTGCGAAGTTTGACGAGATCTACCAGCTGGGATATGCTTATGGCAAGAACTActtggagaagctgaagcgcgAGGGATCACTTCCGATTCCCgaagagacggaggagaagaagaagctccagcGGACTCTGGCGCCCCGTCGCGCCAGTATCTAATGTTTTCCGACTCTCATACGATGCTATATTTGACTGCGACCGAGCCGGCCGGGGGTGGGATAGTTCTGTTTTCCATGTATcactcttttttctcccggATTTTCAGCGGTGATCTTCTGCTTTATATACCCGAGACTATCCCCCACTTTGCTGTGCATGTCGCTAGTCCTATCCCGAAAGACCCGAGagttgtagatagatagataacaTATAGATAGACGTGTAACCGAGAGAATTCATTTATTTCCCGCGCTCGTCCCCATCGACCATGTAAATAGTTGGCCCCAGCACTGGGGAGTGGTTCCCGTCCCCAGTTTTCTGGTCGGAATGATTCGCGGCCCCAAGGGGGTCTAGACCCTCGCCATACGCAAGGCTGGATCCCGGGACCCAGCGGAAAAGAAACCCTTTTATTGCTTAGCCGACTTATAGAtgatttctttcttctcgtcgGTCAACATTCTCTTTCGCTGTCATTCCATACGTGGagcggagaagaaaagaaaagaaagaaaaaagttgTTAGGTGATCGCTCCACTTGATCTGCTGCTGAAGCTATCGGCTGCACTGCGGGTGAGTAGTAATTAattctgtttgtttgtttgttggcGAGTGGCTGTCAGTCAGCTTCCCATAATCCaatccttccccctcctctctctctgttctgTCCCCCTCCCTCGGCTGTTGTGAACACGCGGCTTGGGTTCTCCTCCGAATCGGACCTCGCCAGCTTTCCTCCGACGATCATCAAACATCAgcgtcaacatcatcatcatcatcgatcgTCATTATTCTCCAAACTTTTCCATCCCAATTAATTCACCCGCTATCTGTCGGAGACTTATCTTGACAGAGCTGGGTGTTCTCTGCAATGCGCCTGTGGCCTCGCTGACCAGCAAAGCCACCTTCGCAAACCCCGATGCTGCAGGGTCTCCCCAACTTTAATGCGAGAACCATCATGCAAGGCTGAGCCTATTCATCAACCCTCCCATTtactccctcccccaacgACCTCGGGTGAGATCACTTCAAAGACACCACGGTCTTCGAAGCCCGAGTTATTCCCCCGTGAGTAGGATCTACACAAAATGGTCCAATCGCTGGGTCTGCCCATGTGCTCCAGGCGCCTGTATACATGGTGCTTCATCATGTTTTGCTTGGGGCTCCTGGCTCTACTGTACATCAGACTGTTGAAGGATGATCTCACCTTAGTTCTGAGTACGATTCCACCTTCCCAAGCTCGGAATTGAAATCACCAGGGTAGCTAACGCTATGCAGGTCGGGTCGAGAAACATCCGGCCAGGCGCAAACCGAACGCTCTGGTTCTGGCTAAAACTAGCTCTGAGGATGTCGCCTGGGCCTACGCTCTCAAGCCCCAGTAAGTGTACTAGACTCAATTTCTACCTCCAGGTCGGATTCTTGTCCCGGCATGCTCACCAGTTGGATAGTTGGAAACCTTACATCTACACCTCCGACAAAGAGCCTGGATACCGTCCTATCCCGGCAAACAAGGCTCGAGAGGGCATGGCATACCTGACGCACATTATTGAACACTACGACTACCTTGCGGATGTTACGGCTTTCATGCATGCCTCCGCCACTCAGTGGCACAACGATGTGGGCGACatggcttcatcttccctGCTGCAAAAACTCAGCCTGGACGCCGTGAACAAGGCTGGGTATGCGAATCTCCGCTGTGAGCACCGCCCAGGATGTCCCGTGGCCGTGCGTCCCTTTGATCCAGCCATGGAGTCGAATCATAACGTGGTGTATCGCAACTTCACCTCTATCTACATGGACATGTTCTCCGTGCCGCGGGAACAGGTCCCTACCGAGATCGGTGGGGTCTGTTGTGGTCAATTTGTACTAACAAGGGACCGGATCCGGGAACGGCCACGAGATGACTATGTGCGAATACGCGACTGGGCTTTGGCGACTGATATGGATAACTTTGCGGCGGGGTCGGTCTTTGAGATGCTCTGGcatatcatcttccttgagCAGCCTGTTTCGTATGTGCTGCGAACTCTATCTGATgcaaaatggaaaaaaagaaaaaaaaaggctgACTCAATATACCAGATGCCCCGATGTCCAACAGTGTTATTGTGAGCTTTACGCGATG harbors:
- a CDS encoding putative vesicle-mediated transport protein (Imh1) (COG:U;~EggNog:ENOG410PKVU;~InterPro:IPR000237;~PFAM:PF01465), whose translation is MLPFFPAYRLLLLVLTLCRLLFFCLSFISLAVALAHRPATVMFQRLRDAIDSRIAEEQARQRSAQTSLSRSNSARHPTGRNLSPTRRASRPRRNTGTPVRGPDPNEFEPEFAIGDDEGSSRSATPRLESAGGSEAAPEENVGEGKTSSEESATKKPEAQPVTETNQSPSELPPEIRVKLRRLGKLESRYQDLLKAYRMAHSRVLSIEPFEAALRENTPLTSISEPKALTEYLNQISLKGDLVTEELKRVTAERDDYKKKLEESQKSTKAAWDEVTKLKEDGKSQAKKDEGPAAESSATDESTPDSATKSGKSTTSGAGDTAETSPKESGAQGDSEEFFSYDSEIPRLESELKEKQEEIETLKSQTESLKRDLSVARESTEGMVHNLESATRELVELRDTKDKQDAELEKLKTSNQEEVEELKAKLEKSEEAVAKTSSEIENLKSELKQKADEIEQLQAQTALAKSADQQAEIESKLEDLNREKEANDRRLGVLQGLVDSLRSQLKETEETFTSLKTEMGQKTEDMGKIQNVVNFLDANLKDNEKWKQTKDQIANGKEAAFDELRESLAPSQTATVKEDSAGPTAPAANPAGGAGGGKKKNKKKKKGGKANEEANKVVEAAPAEEKQESAEQDDQAALKLTELEQNIESLKTQLAEKDATIDRLCSRIKGEEDLKEEIETLRDDLLNIGQDHVEAKDKVKELTAEKSALEETISKLEKELTDLRTSSESSKVDTEKAHNDLKDEYESLKIKSTTLETELSAAQQLAATRFKDMTELRETLQKLQPEVKKLRAESAELKSTKESLNSKTADLRNLEGQHDELRAELKSLKSTISERDAEVKSLNQKIRQETDSRLKSEEKLTVAQSDLRYSESKKQEAIEAKEKLASDLSKAQDELKAARARLREAESQAAQLNKDLGGLREEIQLKTAQHASAQSLMNSMRDQAGELGMQMKEARERCESLEEELADAHRLLSERTREGETMRRLLNDIDGRAEAKVRDFKERMEAAIEERDRAEDEASAQSRRRARELEDLKGKLREAERALRTVEEDKEELEHTQKDWKRRRDQLEAESEKTTQELSDLRQAMARLRDALDESEKQVRDLEKEKAELRRSVEETNARLEKVRKSNKMLPDESRFGPNPQSSRSSIDSGSRKALASPVSKDRSPSTRRSETPTGPNTSSIDYIYLKNVLLQFLEQKDKNYQKQLVPVLGMLLHFDRTDEQKWMAAITSR
- the nte1 gene encoding lysophospholipase (BUSCO:EOG092603EH;~COG:I;~EggNog:ENOG410PFPD;~InterPro:IPR016035,IPR002641,IPR000595,IPR018490, IPR014710;~PFAM:PF00027;~TransMembrane:3 (i41-59o79-99i120-142o);~go_process: GO:0006629 - lipid metabolic process [Evidence IEA]) — its product is MEAQGIMATGDGIIAALPSLESSSLDPLHVLPASSSTAARSLATSIPALTASFSVVSGFSSHLPPPPITPPAPSTMVGWIGWIFSFIFQVIPSVLYWIVTFTTITLPTWLFTLFSMSLTFTMNFTTLLLIALAVVSTISWFIRYRFLNMYSRLPPEPQRKEPQLDLFPDVPDSDTKPGLANYLDEFLSAIKVFGYLERPVFHELTRTMQTRKLIAGETLLLEEEKGFCLVVDGLVQIFVKSMRDRKSGTDEELNRMAGESSDEDDHRPDGRQGYQLLTEVKNGASMSSLFSILSLFTEDVQLRYADSSASSASSIGPGLAIGPDSFPASPREMDDSPHVYQGDRLDPASHRNSTAEDLPAVPPLNLGESQAPPAHSARSGSRKYSGKTRRKSVHPDIVARAMVDTTIAIIPASAFRRLTRVYPKATAHIVQVILTRLQRVTFATAHSYLGLNNEVLGIEKQMTKFTTYDLPNELRGSALDRLKDKFIKERDRLGQEEVTKGIALHNPYGGRRPRSSSFRRKEAALQAKMAVSKRPVSMVAQDSALSDRENSGVSPGDLLSTIQLSRFGPRYEHLAPRLLSPLTEKEHSPLRSPSPMIPGRASPFHRKESLDEDALFRESILECIMKGIGLTGSTNDFLRKSSHPSGDVSPKLLSYDSRRQKAVFSNNAFGFIDPYEGSADGESESMMSMSVTSAGGTSPIVNLREELRNDIEIVYFPQGSVLVEQGERHPGLYYVVDGFLDVGIPVDDKDEDLVGSSRPAHEELFPTLRRTNTSSSRVSGSAAAANDPRRKKQSRKSLYLIKPGGIQGYVGAVASYRSYTDVVAKTDVYVGFLPRASLERIAERYPLALLTLAKRLTSLLPRLLLHIDFALEWVQVSAGQVIYHQGDESDAIYLALNGRLRSVHEGPNGKMTVVGEYGQGESVGELEVMTESTRPATLHAIRDTELAKFPRTLFNSLAQEHPGITIQVSKLIAQRMRDLVETPVAEKGSEPGASGTVKTAKSTLNLRTVGILPVTAGVPVVEFGNRLLQALHQIGVTNGATSLNQAAILNHLGRHAFSKMGKLKLSQYLADLEEKYGMVLYIADTTVNSPWTQTCITQADCILLVGLAESTPSIGEYERFLLGMKTTARKELVLLHGERYCPPGLTRQWLKNRVWINGGHHHVQMAFRLTAEPSHPQTKRFGTVLKQRVQVIQAEIQKYTSRRIRQSPLYSAQTPFKGDFHRLARRLCGRSVGLVLGGGGARGIAQVGVIKALEEAGIPIDIIGGTSIGSFIGALYARDADVVPMYGRAKKFAGRMGSIWRFALDLTYPTVSYTTGHEFNRGIFKTFGDSQIEDFWLEFYCNTTNISRSRAEYHSSGYTWRYVRASMSLAGLIPPICDEGSMLLDGGYIDNLTVDHMKGLGADVIFAVDVGSIDDNTPQGYGDSLSGFWAVVNRWNPFSSCPNPPTLSEIQARLAYVSSIENLERAKNTPGCLYMRPPIDPYGTLDFAKFDEIYQLGYAYGKNYLEKLKREGSLPIPEETEEKKKLQRTLAPRRASI
- a CDS encoding DUF3431 domain-containing protein (COG:S;~EggNog:ENOG410PW66;~InterPro:IPR021838;~PFAM:PF11913;~TransMembrane:1 (o14-35i)) yields the protein MVQSLGLPMCSRRLYTWCFIMFCLGLLALLYIRLLKDDLTLVLSRVEKHPARRKPNALVLAKTSSEDVAWAYALKPHWKPYIYTSDKEPGYRPIPANKAREGMAYLTHIIEHYDYLADVTAFMHASATQWHNDVGDMASSSLLQKLSLDAVNKAGYANLRCEHRPGCPVAVRPFDPAMESNHNVVYRNFTSIYMDMFSVPREQVPTEIGGVCCGQFVLTRDRIRERPRDDYVRIRDWALATDMDNFAAGSVFEMLWHIIFLEQPVSCPDVQQCYCELYAMCPEIDAGS